A stretch of Brassica rapa cultivar Chiifu-401-42 chromosome A08, CAAS_Brap_v3.01, whole genome shotgun sequence DNA encodes these proteins:
- the LOC103834084 gene encoding F-box/kelch-repeat protein At3g13680-like: MMTMMCDLPHDLLGEKILAKVPITSLKAIRSTCKLWNVLSKDFIVGKTTSRQHEFLGFMTIRSKVCSLRFGLRGIHNQDALVDPSTKQVRLLDQVEITKIFHCDGLVLCVTKENSKLLVWNPYLGQTKWIETRKQLHKSDMYALGCNNNSKVPNYKILRLHCCYDYYNHGRLSGSEIYNSMSESWSVLDLIPDCEIDYYQRGVTLKGDTYFFARGTAPHEVGNDAGIIGLGVFMLCFDYTKERFGPHLTLPFTITDNRHEAVVLSCVREEQLAVLYEKSQSNILDFWVTNKIESNVVSWSKFLKVDLTIKQPRHPLVHRNHGSFFIDEEKKVAVVFDIGLNDSSRHYATTAFIVGEEGYFTSVNIGKEPTRSGSSHPPLVSSSYLPSLLQINQPHQRKETAV; the protein is encoded by the coding sequence ATGATGACGATGATGTGCGATCTTCCACATGATTTGTTGGGTGAGAAGATACTCGCCAAAGTTCCAATAACATCTCTAAAAGCAATACGATCTACTTGCAAACTATGGAATGTTTTATCCAAAGACTTTATTGTTGGTAAAACAACATCAAGGCAACATGAGTTTCTAGGGTTCATGACAATACGTAGTAAGGTTTGTTCCTTGAGATTCGGTCTCCGAGGAATCCACAATCAGGACGCTTTGGTTGATCCATCTACGAAGCAAGTAAGGTTACTTGATCAAGTTGAGATAACTAAAATATTTCACTGTGATGGTTTAGTCTTATGTGTCACTAAAGAGAACTCGAAGCTTTTGGTGTGGAACCCTTATTTAGGGCAAACAAAGTGGATCGAAACAAGAAAGCAGCTCCACAAGTCAGACATGTATGCTCTCGGATGCAATAACAATAGTAAAGTCCCTAACTATAAAATCTTGAGGCTACACTGTTGTTATGATTATTATAACCATGGCCGACTCAGTGGGTCTGAAATCTACAATTCTATGTCTGAATCATGGAGTGTTCTTGACCTCATTCCCGACTGTGAAATTGATTATTATCAACGCGGGGTGACTCTGAAGGGAGATACTTACTTTTTTGCTAGAGGAACTGCACCTCATGAAGTGGGAAATGATGCGGGCATAATAGGGCTTGGCGTTTTTATGCTATGTTTCGATTATACAAAAGAGAGATTTGGACCGCATCTGACTCTCCCGTTTACAATCACTGATAACCGCCACGAGGCTGTGGTTTTATCTTGTGTTAGGGAGGAGCAACTCGCCGTGCTTTATGAGAAGTCGCAATCTAACATATTGGATTTTTGGGTTACAAATAAGATTGAGTCTAATGTGGTGTCCTGGAGCAAGTTTTTGAAGGTGGATTTGACAATAAAACAACCGAGACACCCTTTGGTTCACAGGAATCATGGGAGCTTCTTCATTGACGAGGAGAAGAAAGTCGCTGTGGTTTTCGATATAGGCTTAAATGACTCATCCAGGCACTACGCAACAACAGCTTTCATTGTTGGAGAAGAAGGATACTTCACATCAGTGAACATCGGAAAAGAACCCACAAGGTCTGGAAGTTCTCATCCTCCACTTGTGTCTTCTTCTTATCTTCCAAGTTTATTACAAATCAACCAACCACACCAAAGGAAAGAAACAGCTGTCTAG
- the LOC103834087 gene encoding heat stress transcription factor A-4a isoform X2 produces the protein MDESNHGGSLPPFLTKTYEMVDDSSSDSIVSWSPQSNKSFIVWNPPEFSRDLLPKFFKHNNFASFIRQLNTYGFRKADPEQWEFANDDFVRGQPHLMKNIHRRKPVHSHSSPSLQPHPLTDSERQRMNDQIERLTKEKEVLLEELHKQEKEREMFQQQVKELKDQLQHMEKRQKTMASFVSQVLEKPELAFNLSPCLQETNERKRRFPRIGLEGSTSPSSQARELQVEQLESSIAVWENLVSEDSSESLGQETRSMMTLDVDESSTCPESPPLPCIQLSIDTCPTSPRTIDMNSEPDASKEQNTVAPSPPLSAAGGNDVFWQQLLTENPGSTGQKEVQSERKDDKAEKCWWDSRNVNTLTEQLGHLTS, from the exons ATGGATGAGAGTAACCATGGAGGCTCGCTCCCACCTTTCCTCACCAAAACGTACGAGATGGTTGACGACTCCTCGTCTGATTCAATCGTCTCGTGGAGTCCTCAAAGCAACAAAAGCTTCATCGTTTGGAACCCACCGGAGTTTTCAAGAGACCTTCTTCCCAAATTCTTCAAACACAATAACTTCGCAAGCTTTATCCGACAGCTTAACACATAC gGTTTTAGAAAAGCTGATCCAGAGCAATGGGAGTTTGCTAACGATGATTTCGTGAGAGGTCAGCCTCATCTTATGAAGAACATTCACAGACGCAAACCTGTTCACAGCCACTCTTCACCGAGTCTCCAACCTCACCCATTGACTGATTCAGAACGACAGAGAATGAATGATCAGATCGAGAGACTAACCAAGGAGAAAGAAGTGTTGCTTGAAGAGTTACATAAACAAGAGAAGGAACGAGAGATGTTTCAGCAACAAGTTAAAGAACTTAAAGATCAGTTACAACACATGGAGAAGCGTCAGAAGACGATGGCTTCGTTTGTCTCTCAGGTGTTGGAGAAACCGGAGCTTGCTTTCAATCTCTCTCCGTGTCTACAGGAGACTAACGAGAGGAAAAGAAGGTTCCCTAGGATCGGGTTGGAAGGTTCCACAAGCCCTTCTTCACAGGCAAGAGAGCTTCAGGTGGAACAGTTAGAGTCATCAATAGCGGTTTGGGAGAATCTTGTATCTGAAGATTCTAGCGAGAGTTTGGGACAAGAAACAAGAAGCATGATGACACTTGATGTGGATGAGTCATCTACTTGTCCTGAAAGCCCTCCTCTCCCTTGCATTCAGCTAAGTATCGACACATGTCCTACTTCTCCAAGGACCATCGACATGAACTCTGAGCCTGATGCTTCCAAAGAACAGAACACAGTTGCTCCCTCTCCTCCTCTTTCAGCAGCAGGAGGGAATGATGTCTTCTGGCAGCAGCTTTTGACAGAGAACCCTGGCTCAACTGGGCAAAAGGAAGTTCAATCAGAGAGGAAAGATGATAAAGCTGAGAAATGTTGGTGGGATTCGAGGAATGTAAATACACTTACAGAACAGCTTGGACATCTGACTTCTTGA
- the LOC103834086 gene encoding transcription repressor OFP5-like isoform X2 has translation MSTKSSLSSTKPGNDIHESSKRLQRVSVEKENVAKRSAGMESNEKFEEIMSSVKKKARDYRRETRGFLEVEAMDRDKGGTVIMTPRIHVNRDKKRRDQKLLLQKPKRSEQESEVKVQKPATRTCTRSYSREDFVKLKEIKLREVKLKADQRRKSMYLRRELGTKENSNVRVFSPRACRVKAMEDLKKAKLRAREHDGGGMEKESFAVAKCSTDPQKDFRDSMVEMIMENGIINHPEELKGLLVCYLRLNTNEYHDMIINVFQQVHSDLYLH, from the coding sequence ATGTCTACAAAATCTTCCTTGAGTTCTACTAAACCTGGAAATGATATTCATGAGAGCAGCAAAAGGTTACAGAGAGTATCAGTAGAAAAGGAGAACGTTGCAAAAAGGTCAGCAGGCATGGAGTCAAATGAGAAGTTTGAAGAGATCATGAGCAGTGTGAAGAAGAAAGCAAGAGATTACCGAAGAGAGACGCGTGGCTTCCTAGAAGTAGAGGCAATGGATAGAGACAAAGGAGGAACTGTGATCATGACGCCAAGAATTCACGTGAACAGAGATAAGAAGAGACGTGACCAAAAGCTTCTCCTACAAAAACCAAAGAGATCAGAACAGGAGTCAGAGGTCAAGGTGCAAAAACCAGCCACAAGAACATGTACAAGAAGCTACAGTAGAGAAGATTTTGTGAAGCTGAAGGAAATAAAACTAAGAGAAGTGAAGCTGAAGGCTGACCAACGGAGGAAGTCTATGTACCTAAGAAGGGAGCTAGGAACCAAAGAAAACAGCAATGTTAGAGTCTTTTCACCAAGAGCATGCAGAGTTAAAGCTATGGAAGACTTGAAGAAGGCTAAACTGAGAGCACGCGAGCACGATGGGGGAGGAATGGAGAAGGAAAGCTTTGCAGTTGCGAAATGCTCGACCGATCCTCAGAAGGATTTTAGAGATTCAATGGTGGAGATGATCATGGAGAATGGTATTATCAACCACCCTGAAGAACTCAAAGGGCTTCTGGTTTGTTATCTTAGACTCAATACCAATGAATATCATGACATGATCATCAATGTGTTTCAGCAGGTGCACAGTGATTtatatttacattaa
- the LOC103834082 gene encoding transcription factor MYB98-like: protein MENYVDESGFAPLNLTKFTRDEEHMKEEDFPFEVVDQSKPTSFLQDFHHLDHDHQFDHHCHHHHGSTSSNPSLLGAPRTLSCINKVPLQHCSYQENLVDFYESKPHLMNHHFQASDNQYFTRDHHHQEISLVDEHNPVDLEQNNMMMMRMLPFEYPPTAIIKPTNFMMPDEVSCVSADNNCYKAMSFNKTKPFLTRNLSSSSSSSSWKGKNNTTLVKGQWTAEEDKILVQLVEKYGLRKWSHIAQVLPGRIGKQCRERWHNHLRPDIKKETWSEDEDRVLIEFHKEIGNKWAEIAKRLPGRTENSIKNHWNATKRRQFSKRKCRSKYPRPSLLQDYIKSLDLGVLSSSSVPARGRRKESNKKKDIVAVEEKKKKEEKFYGQDRVVPECVFADGFGFNENLLEEGCSIDSLLDDFPQADIDAFVHGI, encoded by the exons ATGGAGAATTACGTCGACGAGAGTGGTTTTGCACCTCTAAACCTAACTAAATTCACACGTGATGAAGAACATATGAAAGAAGAAGATTTTCCATTCGAAGTCGTTGACCAATCAAAGCCCACAAGTTTTCTTCAAGATTTTCACCATCTTGATCATGATCATCAGTTTGATCATCactgtcatcatcatcatggcTCTACGTCTTCAAATCCTTCTTTGCTAGGTGCCCCAAGGACGTTGTCTTGTATCAATAAGGTTCCCTTGCAACATTGCTCTTACCAAGAAAACTTGGTCGACTTTTATGAATCTAAGCCACATTTGATGAATCATCATTTCCAAGCTTCAGACAATCAGTACTTCACTCGTGATCATCATCACCAAGAGATCAGTTTGGTCGATGAACATAATCCTGTTGACTTGGAACAAAAcaacatgatgatgatgaggatgctCCCTTTTGAATACCCTCCTACGGCAATAATCAAGCCTACGAACTTCATGATGCCAGATGAAGTTTCATGTGTTTCTGCAGATAATAATTGTTATAAAGCGATGAGTTTCAACAAGACCAAACCTTTTCTGACAAGAAACTTGTCTTCATCATCGTCTTCATCATCATGGAAAGGAAAGAATAATACAACCTTAGTCAAAGGACAATGGACTGCTGAAGAAGACAA gATATTAGTTCAGCTTGTGGAAAAATACGGATTGAGGAAATGGTCACACATCGCCCAAGTGTTACCAGGAAGGATTGGGAAGCAATGTAGAGAGAGATGGCATAACCATTTGAGACCTGACATTAAG AAAGAAACATGGAGTGAAGACGAAGACAGAGTGTTGATAGAATTTCATAAAGAGATTGGAAACAAATGGGCTGAGATTGCAAAAAGACTCCCTGGAAGAACAGAAAACTCGATCAAGAACCATTGGAACGCAACAAAACGAAGACAATTCTCCAAGAGAAAGTGTAGGTCTAAGTATCCAAGACCTTCTCTATTGCAGGATTACATTAAGAGCTTGGATTTGGGAGTTTTGTCGTCTTCTTCTGTTCCTGCAAGAGGTAGACGCAAAGAAAGTAACAAGAAGAAGGATATTGTGGCGgttgaggagaagaagaagaaggaagagaagTTTTATGGACAAGACAGGGTTGTGCCTGAATGTGTGTTTGCTGATGGCTTCGGATTTAATGAGAACCTGCTTGAGGAAGGATGTAGCATTGACTCGTTGCTTGATGATTTTCCTCAGGCTGACATCGATGCTTTTGTTCATGGAATATGA
- the LOC103834086 gene encoding transcription repressor OFP5-like isoform X1, with protein MMKWGRKKVHVPSSSSLSRAHHVSWFSKLRGSSDLKPAKEKKHHDEASQKMSTKSSLSSTKPGNDIHESSKRLQRVSVEKENVAKRSAGMESNEKFEEIMSSVKKKARDYRRETRGFLEVEAMDRDKGGTVIMTPRIHVNRDKKRRDQKLLLQKPKRSEQESEVKVQKPATRTCTRSYSREDFVKLKEIKLREVKLKADQRRKSMYLRRELGTKENSNVRVFSPRACRVKAMEDLKKAKLRAREHDGGGMEKESFAVAKCSTDPQKDFRDSMVEMIMENGIINHPEELKGLLVCYLRLNTNEYHDMIINVFQQVHSDLYLH; from the coding sequence ATGATGAAATGGGGAAGAAAGAAAGTACATGtcccttcttcatcttctttgtctcGTGCTCATCATGTTTCTTGGTTTTCAAAGTTGAGAGGTTCTTCTGACTTGAAACCTGCAAAGGAGAAGAAGCATCATGATGAAGCTAGCCAGAAGATGTCTACAAAATCTTCCTTGAGTTCTACTAAACCTGGAAATGATATTCATGAGAGCAGCAAAAGGTTACAGAGAGTATCAGTAGAAAAGGAGAACGTTGCAAAAAGGTCAGCAGGCATGGAGTCAAATGAGAAGTTTGAAGAGATCATGAGCAGTGTGAAGAAGAAAGCAAGAGATTACCGAAGAGAGACGCGTGGCTTCCTAGAAGTAGAGGCAATGGATAGAGACAAAGGAGGAACTGTGATCATGACGCCAAGAATTCACGTGAACAGAGATAAGAAGAGACGTGACCAAAAGCTTCTCCTACAAAAACCAAAGAGATCAGAACAGGAGTCAGAGGTCAAGGTGCAAAAACCAGCCACAAGAACATGTACAAGAAGCTACAGTAGAGAAGATTTTGTGAAGCTGAAGGAAATAAAACTAAGAGAAGTGAAGCTGAAGGCTGACCAACGGAGGAAGTCTATGTACCTAAGAAGGGAGCTAGGAACCAAAGAAAACAGCAATGTTAGAGTCTTTTCACCAAGAGCATGCAGAGTTAAAGCTATGGAAGACTTGAAGAAGGCTAAACTGAGAGCACGCGAGCACGATGGGGGAGGAATGGAGAAGGAAAGCTTTGCAGTTGCGAAATGCTCGACCGATCCTCAGAAGGATTTTAGAGATTCAATGGTGGAGATGATCATGGAGAATGGTATTATCAACCACCCTGAAGAACTCAAAGGGCTTCTGGTTTGTTATCTTAGACTCAATACCAATGAATATCATGACATGATCATCAATGTGTTTCAGCAGGTGCACAGTGATTtatatttacattaa
- the LOC103834087 gene encoding heat stress transcription factor A-4a isoform X1 translates to MDESNHGGSLPPFLTKTYEMVDDSSSDSIVSWSPQSNKSFIVWNPPEFSRDLLPKFFKHNNFASFIRQLNTYVTGFRKADPEQWEFANDDFVRGQPHLMKNIHRRKPVHSHSSPSLQPHPLTDSERQRMNDQIERLTKEKEVLLEELHKQEKEREMFQQQVKELKDQLQHMEKRQKTMASFVSQVLEKPELAFNLSPCLQETNERKRRFPRIGLEGSTSPSSQARELQVEQLESSIAVWENLVSEDSSESLGQETRSMMTLDVDESSTCPESPPLPCIQLSIDTCPTSPRTIDMNSEPDASKEQNTVAPSPPLSAAGGNDVFWQQLLTENPGSTGQKEVQSERKDDKAEKCWWDSRNVNTLTEQLGHLTS, encoded by the exons ATGGATGAGAGTAACCATGGAGGCTCGCTCCCACCTTTCCTCACCAAAACGTACGAGATGGTTGACGACTCCTCGTCTGATTCAATCGTCTCGTGGAGTCCTCAAAGCAACAAAAGCTTCATCGTTTGGAACCCACCGGAGTTTTCAAGAGACCTTCTTCCCAAATTCTTCAAACACAATAACTTCGCAAGCTTTATCCGACAGCTTAACACATACGTAACT gGTTTTAGAAAAGCTGATCCAGAGCAATGGGAGTTTGCTAACGATGATTTCGTGAGAGGTCAGCCTCATCTTATGAAGAACATTCACAGACGCAAACCTGTTCACAGCCACTCTTCACCGAGTCTCCAACCTCACCCATTGACTGATTCAGAACGACAGAGAATGAATGATCAGATCGAGAGACTAACCAAGGAGAAAGAAGTGTTGCTTGAAGAGTTACATAAACAAGAGAAGGAACGAGAGATGTTTCAGCAACAAGTTAAAGAACTTAAAGATCAGTTACAACACATGGAGAAGCGTCAGAAGACGATGGCTTCGTTTGTCTCTCAGGTGTTGGAGAAACCGGAGCTTGCTTTCAATCTCTCTCCGTGTCTACAGGAGACTAACGAGAGGAAAAGAAGGTTCCCTAGGATCGGGTTGGAAGGTTCCACAAGCCCTTCTTCACAGGCAAGAGAGCTTCAGGTGGAACAGTTAGAGTCATCAATAGCGGTTTGGGAGAATCTTGTATCTGAAGATTCTAGCGAGAGTTTGGGACAAGAAACAAGAAGCATGATGACACTTGATGTGGATGAGTCATCTACTTGTCCTGAAAGCCCTCCTCTCCCTTGCATTCAGCTAAGTATCGACACATGTCCTACTTCTCCAAGGACCATCGACATGAACTCTGAGCCTGATGCTTCCAAAGAACAGAACACAGTTGCTCCCTCTCCTCCTCTTTCAGCAGCAGGAGGGAATGATGTCTTCTGGCAGCAGCTTTTGACAGAGAACCCTGGCTCAACTGGGCAAAAGGAAGTTCAATCAGAGAGGAAAGATGATAAAGCTGAGAAATGTTGGTGGGATTCGAGGAATGTAAATACACTTACAGAACAGCTTGGACATCTGACTTCTTGA